One segment of Sinorhizobium sp. BG8 DNA contains the following:
- a CDS encoding chemotaxis protein CheW: protein MTTIKTTGFDGDSLEIIAFRLHDQEFCVKTTTIREIRGWAPSTPIPHSPPDVIGVMNLRGTVIPIIDLAHKLGMKSTEANERSAIVVAEVHSMVVGLVVDRVSDILTIRGDQIQPVPEVTTSFDKAYAEGIIAHDNGMICFLNLSRMFKERDMEDMAA, encoded by the coding sequence ATGACGACAATCAAAACAACCGGCTTTGACGGCGATTCGCTGGAGATCATCGCGTTTCGTCTGCACGATCAGGAGTTCTGCGTGAAGACGACCACGATCCGCGAAATCCGCGGCTGGGCGCCCTCCACCCCGATCCCGCATTCGCCGCCGGACGTCATCGGTGTCATGAACCTGCGCGGCACGGTGATCCCGATCATTGACCTCGCGCACAAGCTCGGCATGAAGAGCACCGAGGCCAACGAGCGCAGCGCGATCGTAGTCGCTGAAGTTCACAGCATGGTTGTCGGCCTCGTCGTCGACCGCGTCTCGGACATCCTGACGATCCGTGGCGATCAGATCCAGCCGGTTCCGGAAGTGACGACCTCGTTCGACAAGGCCTATGCGGAAGGCATCATCGCCCATGACAACGGCATGATCTGCTTCCTCAACCTGTCGCGCATGTTCAAGGAACGTGACATGGAAGACATGGCCGCCTGA
- a CDS encoding PACE efflux transporter yields MRSTRDRVRHAISFELIGLALVSPLGAWAFGMPVAEIGVVGVVGATLATGWNYIYNLGFDHIMLRLRGGTQKTVLVRVLHAVLFEAGLLAALLPLIAWYLDVSLYQAFLMDVSFALFYMVYAFVFNWAYDRVFPIAAWQPAAQQEHGLR; encoded by the coding sequence ATGCGCTCTACACGCGATCGCGTCCGTCACGCGATAAGCTTCGAACTCATTGGCCTTGCTCTTGTCAGTCCGCTTGGCGCCTGGGCGTTCGGGATGCCCGTCGCCGAGATCGGCGTCGTTGGTGTCGTCGGCGCGACGCTCGCAACGGGTTGGAACTACATCTACAATCTGGGCTTCGATCACATCATGCTGCGCCTGAGAGGCGGAACGCAGAAGACGGTGCTCGTGCGCGTGCTGCACGCGGTCCTGTTCGAAGCGGGTCTGCTTGCGGCACTCCTGCCGCTGATTGCCTGGTACCTGGATGTGAGCCTCTATCAGGCCTTCCTGATGGATGTATCCTTCGCGCTCTTCTACATGGTGTACGCGTTCGTCTTCAACTGGGCCTATGACCGGGTCTTCCCGATCGCCGCCTGGCAGCCTGCGGCTCAACAGGAACACGGGCTCCGGTAA
- a CDS encoding PAS domain-containing methyl-accepting chemotaxis protein: MFSFGANSDPGRILDAISRSQAIIQFDTTGKILTANENFCRAVGYQRDEIVGQHHRLFCDAEYAASSEYREFWERLGRGEFDSRCYKRIAKGGREIWIQATYTPVFRNGKPYKVIKFAIDITKVKLKASEDASKLEAISRSQAVIEFTPTGEILDANENFCKGLGYHLSEIKNKHHSMFCDPNYVRTAEYSEFWKKLAEGTFIANEFVRYGKGGKEVWIQAAYNPIRDLDGKVFKVVKFATDVTERMSAIRSLGSGLKALAEGDLAQTLATPFVPSMEKVRHDFNEAVARLRDAMQTVGDNATAIASGARQIRSAADDLSKRTEQQAASVEETAAALDEITTTVADSSRRAEEAGRLVAKTKDGAEKSGIVVQNAIGAMGQIEQSSREISNIIGVIDDIAFQTNLLALNAGVEAARAGEAGKGFAVVAQEVRELAQRSASAAKDIKSLISASNEHVRNGVSLVGQTGTALEEILSQVQEVNTNVAAIVEAAREQSTGLREINQSVNSMDQATQQNAAMVEESTAASHSMSREADALHALLRHFRLANASPAVPAQKQAARPQAVAQAPRVPAMARPMRRGGAAQALAMESWEEF, from the coding sequence ATGTTTTCATTCGGAGCGAATTCAGATCCCGGCCGCATCTTGGACGCCATATCCAGGTCGCAGGCCATCATCCAGTTCGACACAACCGGGAAGATCCTGACCGCGAATGAGAACTTTTGCCGTGCGGTAGGTTACCAGCGCGACGAGATCGTCGGCCAGCACCATCGCCTGTTCTGCGATGCCGAATATGCCGCATCGTCCGAGTATCGCGAATTCTGGGAGCGTCTCGGGCGGGGCGAGTTCGATTCGCGCTGTTACAAGCGCATTGCCAAGGGCGGTCGGGAAATCTGGATACAGGCCACCTACACGCCTGTCTTCAGAAACGGCAAGCCGTACAAGGTCATCAAGTTCGCAATCGACATCACGAAGGTGAAGCTGAAGGCTTCCGAAGACGCCAGCAAGCTGGAGGCCATCTCCCGCTCCCAGGCCGTCATCGAGTTCACGCCGACGGGCGAGATCCTCGACGCCAACGAGAATTTCTGCAAGGGGCTCGGTTATCACCTGTCGGAGATCAAGAACAAGCATCACAGCATGTTCTGCGATCCGAACTATGTCCGCACTGCCGAGTATTCGGAATTCTGGAAGAAGCTTGCCGAGGGCACCTTCATCGCCAATGAGTTTGTCCGCTACGGCAAGGGCGGAAAAGAGGTCTGGATCCAGGCCGCCTACAACCCCATACGGGACCTCGACGGCAAGGTTTTCAAGGTGGTGAAGTTCGCCACTGATGTCACAGAGCGCATGTCTGCCATCCGGTCGCTGGGGAGCGGGCTCAAGGCGTTGGCCGAAGGAGATCTCGCCCAGACGCTCGCCACCCCTTTCGTTCCGTCCATGGAAAAGGTTCGCCACGACTTCAACGAGGCCGTGGCGCGTCTTCGCGACGCCATGCAGACGGTCGGCGACAATGCCACGGCGATCGCCTCCGGTGCGCGTCAGATCCGTTCGGCCGCTGACGATCTCTCGAAGCGTACCGAGCAGCAGGCAGCCTCGGTCGAGGAGACGGCCGCCGCCCTGGACGAGATCACCACCACGGTCGCCGATTCAAGTCGTCGGGCGGAGGAAGCGGGACGGCTCGTCGCCAAGACCAAGGATGGCGCGGAGAAGTCGGGCATCGTGGTCCAGAACGCGATCGGTGCCATGGGGCAGATCGAACAGTCTTCCCGCGAGATATCCAACATCATCGGCGTCATTGACGACATCGCCTTCCAGACGAACCTGCTGGCGCTCAATGCCGGCGTGGAGGCGGCTCGCGCGGGCGAAGCCGGCAAGGGCTTTGCGGTCGTGGCACAGGAGGTTCGGGAACTGGCCCAGCGCTCCGCCAGTGCCGCAAAGGACATAAAGAGCCTCATCTCGGCATCCAACGAGCACGTCAGGAACGGTGTCTCCCTCGTCGGCCAGACTGGCACGGCACTCGAGGAAATTCTCTCGCAGGTGCAGGAGGTCAACACGAATGTCGCCGCGATCGTCGAGGCGGCCCGCGAGCAGTCGACGGGCCTGCGTGAGATCAACCAGTCCGTAAACTCGATGGACCAGGCGACCCAGCAGAATGCGGCCATGGTGGAGGAAAGCACCGCCGCCAGCCACTCCATGTCGCGGGAAGCCGATGCGCTGCACGCGTTGCTCCGACACTTCCGGCTTGCCAACGCGTCTCCGGCTGTTCCCGCTCAGAAACAGGCGGCCAGGCCGCAGGCGGTCGCGCAGGCCCCGCGAGTACCGGCCATGGCGAGACCGATGCGCCGGGGTGGCGCGGCGCAGGCGCTCGCCATGGAGAGCTGGGAGGAGTTCTGA
- the fdhF gene encoding formate dehydrogenase subunit alpha produces MTFVPEIDFGTPASISEKMVTLTIDGREVTVPEGTSIMRASMEAGIEVPKLCATDMMDAFGSCRLCLVEIQGRAGMPASCTTPVAPGIVVSTQTQRLKDVRRGVMELYISDHPLDCLTCAANGDCELQDMAGAVGLRDVRYGYDGENHVKDRNNGEININWAPKDESNPYFTFDPAKCIVCSRCVRACEEVQGTFALTIEGRGFDSRVSAGMHEQFVESECVSCGACVQACPTATLTEKSVIEIGQPEHSVVTTCAYCGVGCSFKAEMRGEELVRMVPWKDGQANRGHSCVKGRFAYGYSTHRDRIVNPMVREKITDPWREVTWEEAFSHVASEFRRIQYQYGRDSIGGITSSRCTNEETYLVQKLVRAGFGNNNVDTCARVCHSPTGYGLGQTFGTSAGTQNFDSVEQTDVVIVIGANPTDGHPVFASRLKKRLRQGAKLIVVDPRRIDLVKSPHVEASYHLPLKPGTNVAVVTALSHVIVTEGLFDERFIRERCDWSEFEDWAAFVSEPRHSPEEVEKLSGVPAELIRGAARLFATGGNGSIYYGLGVTEHSQGSTTVMAIANLAMATGNIGRPGVGVNPLRGQNNVQGSCDMGSFPHELPGYRHISDDATRETFEKLWGVALSNEPGLRIPNMLDAAVDGTFKGIYIQGEDILQSDPDTKHVSAGLAAMECVVVQDLFLNETANYAHVFLPGSTFLEKDGTFTNAERRINRVRRVMTPRNGYGDWEVTQKLAQTMGLAWNYRHPSEIMDEIAATTPSFALVSYDYLDKVGSVQWPCNEQHPLGSPIMHVDGFVRGKGKFIRTEYVATDEKTGPRFPLLLTTGRILSQYNVGAQTRRTDNVLWHPEDRLEIHPHDAENRGIREGDWVRLASRAGETTLRALITDRVAPGVVYTTFHHPDTQANVITTDFSDWATNCPEYKVTAVQVSPSNGPSQWQVDYDDQARQSRRIAGKLEAAE; encoded by the coding sequence ATGACCTTTGTTCCTGAAATCGACTTTGGCACTCCTGCCTCCATCTCCGAAAAGATGGTGACGCTCACGATCGACGGGCGCGAGGTGACCGTGCCCGAGGGTACCTCGATCATGCGCGCTTCCATGGAGGCCGGCATCGAGGTTCCGAAGCTCTGCGCCACCGACATGATGGATGCCTTCGGCTCCTGCCGCCTGTGCCTCGTGGAAATCCAGGGCCGTGCGGGAATGCCCGCCTCGTGCACCACGCCGGTTGCGCCCGGCATTGTCGTCTCCACCCAGACGCAGCGACTGAAGGACGTGCGCCGCGGGGTGATGGAACTCTATATCTCGGATCACCCGCTCGACTGTCTCACCTGTGCGGCCAACGGCGATTGCGAGCTGCAGGACATGGCGGGTGCGGTCGGCCTTCGCGATGTTCGCTATGGCTACGACGGTGAGAACCACGTCAAGGACCGCAACAACGGCGAAATCAACATCAACTGGGCGCCGAAGGACGAGTCCAACCCCTACTTCACCTTCGACCCGGCCAAGTGCATCGTCTGCTCGCGCTGCGTGCGCGCCTGCGAGGAAGTACAGGGCACCTTCGCGCTCACGATCGAGGGCCGCGGCTTCGACAGCCGTGTCTCCGCCGGCATGCACGAGCAGTTCGTCGAATCCGAGTGCGTCTCCTGCGGCGCCTGCGTCCAGGCCTGCCCCACCGCGACGCTCACGGAAAAATCTGTCATCGAGATCGGCCAGCCCGAACATTCGGTGGTGACGACGTGCGCCTATTGCGGCGTCGGCTGCTCCTTCAAGGCGGAGATGCGCGGAGAGGAACTCGTGCGCATGGTGCCGTGGAAGGACGGCCAGGCGAACCGCGGGCATTCCTGCGTCAAGGGCCGTTTCGCCTACGGTTACTCCACCCACCGCGATCGCATCGTCAATCCCATGGTCCGCGAGAAGATCACGGATCCCTGGCGCGAGGTGACCTGGGAGGAAGCCTTCTCCCATGTCGCGAGCGAATTCCGCCGCATCCAGTACCAGTACGGCCGCGACTCGATCGGCGGTATCACCTCCTCGCGCTGCACCAACGAGGAGACCTACCTGGTCCAGAAGCTGGTACGCGCCGGCTTCGGCAACAACAACGTCGATACCTGCGCCCGCGTCTGCCATTCGCCGACCGGCTACGGCCTCGGCCAGACCTTCGGCACATCGGCCGGAACGCAGAACTTCGATTCGGTCGAACAGACCGACGTCGTCATCGTCATCGGCGCCAACCCGACCGACGGACACCCCGTCTTCGCTTCGCGTCTGAAGAAGCGACTGCGCCAGGGCGCCAAGCTCATCGTCGTCGACCCCAGGCGGATCGACCTCGTGAAGAGCCCTCATGTCGAGGCGAGCTACCATCTGCCGCTGAAGCCCGGCACGAACGTGGCGGTCGTAACCGCTCTCTCGCATGTGATCGTGACGGAAGGCCTCTTCGACGAGCGCTTCATACGGGAGCGCTGCGACTGGTCGGAATTCGAGGACTGGGCCGCCTTCGTCTCTGAACCCAGGCATAGCCCGGAAGAGGTCGAGAAGCTCTCGGGCGTGCCCGCGGAACTGATCCGAGGCGCCGCACGGCTCTTTGCCACCGGCGGCAACGGCTCCATCTACTACGGCCTCGGCGTGACCGAGCACAGCCAGGGTTCGACGACCGTCATGGCGATCGCAAACCTCGCCATGGCGACCGGCAACATCGGTCGACCGGGCGTAGGCGTGAACCCGCTGCGCGGCCAGAACAATGTCCAGGGCTCCTGCGACATGGGCTCCTTCCCGCACGAGCTGCCCGGCTACCGCCACATCTCGGATGACGCCACGCGCGAGACCTTCGAGAAGCTCTGGGGTGTTGCGCTCAGCAACGAGCCCGGCCTGCGCATCCCGAACATGCTGGATGCGGCCGTCGACGGCACCTTCAAGGGCATCTACATCCAGGGCGAGGACATTCTCCAGTCGGATCCCGACACCAAGCATGTCTCGGCCGGTCTTGCCGCGATGGAATGCGTCGTCGTCCAGGACCTGTTCCTGAACGAGACGGCCAACTACGCCCACGTCTTCCTGCCTGGATCGACCTTCCTGGAAAAGGATGGAACCTTCACCAACGCCGAGCGGCGCATCAATCGCGTCCGCCGGGTGATGACACCCCGAAACGGCTACGGCGACTGGGAGGTGACCCAGAAGCTCGCCCAGACGATGGGGCTCGCATGGAACTACCGGCACCCGTCCGAAATCATGGACGAGATCGCCGCGACGACCCCGAGCTTCGCGCTGGTCTCCTACGACTACCTCGACAAGGTCGGCTCCGTGCAGTGGCCGTGCAATGAACAGCATCCGCTCGGATCGCCGATCATGCACGTCGACGGATTCGTGCGCGGCAAGGGCAAGTTCATCCGCACCGAGTATGTCGCCACCGACGAAAAGACCGGCCCTCGCTTCCCGCTCTTGCTCACCACCGGGCGCATCCTCAGCCAGTACAATGTCGGCGCGCAGACGCGACGCACCGACAACGTCTTGTGGCATCCGGAGGACCGGCTGGAAATTCATCCGCACGATGCGGAGAACAGGGGTATTCGCGAGGGCGACTGGGTAAGGCTCGCAAGCCGTGCCGGCGAGACTACGCTTCGCGCGCTCATCACCGATCGTGTCGCACCCGGCGTCGTCTACACGACCTTCCACCATCCCGACACGCAGGCAAACGTCATCACGACCGACTTCTCGGACTGGGCGACGAACTGCCCCGAATATAAGGTGACCGCCGTGCAGGTCTCGCCCTCGAATGGGCCGTCGCAGTGGCAGGTCGACTATGACGACCAGGCCCGCCAGTCCCGCCGGATCGCCGGCAAGCTGGAAGCGGCGGAGTAG
- a CDS encoding Lrp/AsnC family transcriptional regulator, whose amino-acid sequence MISLDDLDHALISALRHNARTSVSTLAAMTGASRATVTARLDRLVSSGTIAAFTIRTGTELSGGGVRAIVMIEVHGKMADRVAMQLRGLPQVRALHSTNGRWDFIAELEDKDLGTFDETLRRIRLIDGINLTETNILLKTSKNALA is encoded by the coding sequence ATGATAAGTCTCGATGATCTCGATCATGCGCTGATCAGCGCACTGCGCCACAATGCCCGCACGTCCGTATCGACGCTTGCAGCCATGACGGGCGCTTCCCGGGCGACGGTGACGGCGAGGCTGGACCGCCTCGTATCCTCCGGAACGATCGCAGCATTCACTATTCGCACGGGTACGGAACTCTCGGGCGGAGGGGTTCGGGCGATCGTGATGATCGAGGTACACGGCAAGATGGCGGACCGTGTCGCCATGCAGCTGCGGGGGCTGCCGCAGGTCCGGGCCCTCCACTCGACCAACGGTCGATGGGATTTCATCGCCGAGCTCGAGGACAAGGATCTCGGCACGTTCGACGAAACGCTGCGACGGATCAGGCTTATCGACGGCATCAACCTGACCGAAACCAACATCCTGCTGAAGACCAGCAAGAATGCTCTCGCTTGA
- the rocF gene encoding arginase has translation MTETKQHIALIGAPLEEGSGRRGAAMGPTALRIAGIDTTLAELGHTVTDEGDLRPLPARDLANHPGANHLQVVAAFTRALDASVHDAARAGRFPLILGGDHALSMGSVSGMARYAAEVGRPLFVLWLDAHADFNSPATSPSGNMHGMPVAYFCGEAEFSPILDRNRPLVDPKRVYQIGIRSVDAREREEIAEHGVNVFDMRAIDETGMARILHDVIATIKAANGLLHVSLDVDFLDPEIAPGVGTTVPGGATFREAHLIMELLCDSGLVSSLDLVELNPFLDDRGKSARILVELTASLFGRRILDRPTRSA, from the coding sequence ATGACTGAGACCAAGCAACACATCGCCCTGATCGGCGCACCGCTCGAGGAAGGCTCGGGCCGGCGCGGTGCCGCAATGGGCCCCACGGCCCTTCGTATTGCGGGCATCGACACCACGCTCGCCGAACTCGGCCACACCGTCACTGACGAAGGGGACCTGAGGCCCCTGCCGGCACGTGACCTCGCCAATCATCCGGGCGCCAACCATCTGCAGGTCGTGGCCGCGTTCACCCGCGCGCTGGATGCTTCCGTCCATGACGCCGCTCGCGCAGGGCGCTTTCCGCTGATTCTCGGTGGAGACCATGCGCTCTCCATGGGCAGCGTTTCGGGAATGGCGCGATATGCCGCCGAAGTCGGGCGGCCGCTCTTCGTGCTCTGGCTCGATGCGCATGCGGATTTCAATTCGCCAGCGACCTCGCCTTCCGGCAACATGCATGGCATGCCGGTCGCCTACTTCTGCGGCGAGGCGGAGTTCTCGCCCATCCTCGACCGCAACCGTCCGCTGGTCGATCCGAAGCGCGTCTACCAGATCGGCATTCGCTCGGTCGATGCGCGTGAACGCGAGGAAATCGCCGAGCACGGCGTCAATGTCTTTGACATGCGCGCGATCGACGAGACCGGCATGGCGCGGATCCTCCATGATGTCATCGCTACGATCAAGGCAGCGAACGGCCTTCTGCACGTCAGCCTCGACGTCGACTTCCTCGATCCGGAAATCGCGCCGGGCGTGGGTACGACCGTACCCGGCGGGGCGACCTTCCGTGAGGCCCACCTCATCATGGAGCTTCTGTGCGACAGCGGCCTGGTTTCATCGCTCGATCTCGTCGAACTCAACCCGTTCCTCGATGATCGCGGCAAGAGCGCCCGCATTCTCGTGGAGCTGACTGCGAGCCTCTTCGGCCGACGCATCCTCGATCGTCCCACCCGCAGCGCCTGA
- the rocD gene encoding ornithine--oxo-acid transaminase, with protein sequence MSPNAANLIETEYRLGAHNYKPLDVVLSRGEGVHVWDIDGNRYLDCLSAYSAVNQGHCHPKILAAMIEQAQKLTLTSRAFRNDQLAHFYEEIAALTGSHKVLPMNSGAEAVETAIKAVRKWGYEVKGVADDKAEIIVCANNFHGRTMGIVGFSTDPDARMGFGPFAPGFRHVPFGDSEALRAAINENTVAFLVEPIQGEAGVIIPPAGYFPAVRELCTKHGITLILDEIQTGLGRTGRLLAEEHEGIEADVTLVGKALSGGFYPVSAVLSNTEVLGVLKPGQHGSTFGGNPLACAIARASLRVLTEEDMIGNSARMGERFQTGLSEIRSNIVTEVRGRGLMLAVELDPAAGGARKYCEALKSRGILAKDTHGDTIRIAPPLVITADQVDWALEQFEAVLRD encoded by the coding sequence ATGTCGCCCAACGCAGCCAATCTGATCGAAACCGAATACCGTCTCGGCGCCCACAATTACAAACCGCTCGACGTTGTCCTGTCGCGCGGGGAGGGCGTCCATGTCTGGGACATCGACGGCAATCGCTACCTCGACTGCCTTTCGGCCTATTCGGCGGTGAACCAGGGGCACTGCCACCCGAAGATCCTGGCGGCGATGATAGAGCAGGCGCAGAAGCTGACGCTGACCTCCCGCGCCTTCCGCAACGACCAACTCGCCCATTTCTACGAGGAAATCGCGGCGCTCACCGGATCGCACAAGGTGCTTCCGATGAACTCGGGCGCCGAGGCGGTTGAGACGGCGATCAAGGCCGTGCGCAAGTGGGGCTACGAGGTAAAGGGCGTCGCGGACGACAAGGCCGAGATCATCGTGTGCGCCAACAACTTCCATGGACGAACCATGGGTATTGTCGGCTTCTCCACCGATCCCGACGCCCGGATGGGCTTCGGGCCGTTCGCGCCGGGTTTCCGCCACGTGCCGTTCGGCGACAGCGAGGCGCTCCGCGCCGCGATCAATGAGAACACGGTCGCCTTCCTCGTCGAGCCGATCCAGGGTGAAGCGGGTGTCATCATCCCGCCGGCGGGTTATTTCCCGGCTGTGCGCGAACTTTGCACGAAGCACGGCATCACGCTGATCCTCGACGAAATCCAGACCGGACTCGGGCGCACGGGCAGGCTTTTGGCCGAAGAGCACGAGGGCATCGAGGCGGACGTGACGCTTGTTGGAAAGGCGCTCTCGGGCGGCTTCTATCCCGTGTCGGCGGTCCTCTCCAACACGGAGGTCCTCGGAGTGCTGAAGCCCGGCCAGCACGGCTCGACTTTCGGCGGAAATCCGCTTGCCTGCGCGATCGCCCGCGCTTCGCTCCGGGTGCTCACCGAGGAGGACATGATCGGCAATTCGGCGCGCATGGGCGAGCGCTTCCAGACGGGGCTTTCGGAGATCCGTTCGAACATCGTCACGGAAGTGCGCGGGCGCGGCCTGATGCTCGCCGTCGAACTCGACCCGGCCGCTGGCGGCGCGCGCAAGTACTGCGAGGCGCTGAAGTCCCGCGGCATCCTTGCAAAGGACACGCACGGCGACACGATCCGCATAGCTCCGCCGCTCGTCATCACCGCCGACCAGGTGGATTGGGCGCTCGAGCAGTTCGAGGCGGTGCTTCGCGACTGA
- the fdhD gene encoding formate dehydrogenase accessory sulfurtransferase FdhD, whose protein sequence is MSASRTSVEVPELALRDGKLSRRTRVVPEETPVAFSYGGSTHAVMMATPDDLEDFAVGFSLTEGIISDPSEIEEVQAVFEEKGIDLQIRLADLQNKALTARRRHMAGPVGCGLCGIESIEQAVRSTPSVRASTLTLSEEQVSEAVRLLGGQQPLHLLTRAVHGAGFFVPGKGLIAVREDVGRHNALDKLAGAAARAGYTGADGAVIVTSRVSVEMVQKTAIVGSPFIIAISAPTALAIRTAEEAGMTLIALVRGDEYEVFTGMERIVPTVGTEALKAGNG, encoded by the coding sequence ATGAGCGCATCCAGAACTTCCGTCGAGGTCCCCGAACTCGCCCTGCGCGACGGGAAGCTGAGCCGCCGAACACGCGTCGTGCCCGAGGAGACTCCAGTCGCCTTCAGCTATGGCGGCTCGACCCACGCCGTGATGATGGCGACCCCTGACGATCTCGAGGACTTCGCGGTGGGCTTCAGCCTGACTGAAGGCATCATTTCCGATCCCTCCGAGATCGAGGAGGTGCAGGCGGTGTTCGAGGAAAAGGGCATAGACCTGCAGATCCGTCTTGCCGATCTCCAGAACAAGGCTCTGACCGCCCGCCGCCGGCACATGGCCGGCCCCGTCGGCTGCGGCCTCTGCGGCATCGAATCGATCGAGCAGGCAGTCCGTTCAACCCCCAGCGTGCGTGCGTCGACGCTTACCTTGAGCGAAGAGCAGGTGTCAGAGGCGGTGCGGCTGCTCGGCGGCCAGCAGCCACTGCATCTCCTGACGCGCGCCGTGCACGGCGCCGGCTTCTTCGTCCCCGGCAAAGGATTGATCGCGGTACGCGAGGATGTCGGCCGCCACAATGCCCTGGACAAGCTTGCCGGCGCGGCGGCCCGGGCAGGCTATACCGGCGCTGACGGCGCCGTCATCGTCACCAGTCGTGTCTCGGTGGAAATGGTGCAGAAGACCGCCATCGTCGGCAGTCCCTTCATCATCGCGATTTCCGCGCCGACGGCCCTTGCCATCCGTACCGCCGAAGAGGCTGGAATGACGCTGATCGCGCTTGTGCGCGGCGACGAGTACGAAGTTTTCACCGGAATGGAGCGGATCGTCCCGACGGTCGGGACCGAGGCGCTGAAGGCCGGAAACGGATAG
- a CDS encoding formate dehydrogenase subunit delta, with the protein MSNSTKLVRMANQIATFFNTQPEAEGPKGVANHINRYWEPRMRRQLFDLIDNHAGIGLDPLVMKAAPLIRRPPAEVPPPAAAANR; encoded by the coding sequence ATGTCCAACAGTACCAAGCTGGTTCGCATGGCCAACCAGATCGCCACCTTCTTCAACACCCAGCCGGAGGCCGAGGGCCCGAAGGGCGTCGCCAACCATATCAACAGATACTGGGAACCCCGCATGCGCCGCCAGCTCTTCGACCTCATCGACAATCACGCCGGCATCGGCCTCGATCCGCTGGTGATGAAAGCCGCTCCCCTGATCCGGAGGCCGCCGGCCGAAGTACCGCCGCCCGCGGCCGCAGCGAACCGTTAG